In the Magnolia sinica isolate HGM2019 chromosome 15, MsV1, whole genome shotgun sequence genome, one interval contains:
- the LOC131227612 gene encoding glutathione transferase GST 23-like — protein MGGEVKVFGAIPSPYCYRIEWALKHKGITYEYVEEDLRNKSPLLLECNPVYKKVPVLLHDGNPVTESLVILEYIDETWKENPILPEDPYKRAMARFWAKFVDEKCFFSILTAFLSQGKEQEQAIESSLEALKTLEAELEGKKFFGGETIGLVDIVAGWISHWLPAYEEVAGIKLFDAYRFPSLDAWAKNFSEVPVIKENLPPREKMITVYHDKRKNMVSSATTK, from the exons ATGGGAGGAGAAGTGAAGGTGTTTGGAGCAATCCCAAGCCCATACTGTTATAGGATTGAATGGGCCCTTAAGCACAAGGGAATCACATACGAATACGTAGAAGAAGATCTACGTAACAAAAGTCCACTGCTTTTGGAGTGCAATCCTGTTTACAAGAAGGTTCCAGTGCTCTTGCATGATGGAAATCCGGTCACGGAATCGCTTGTCATTCTCGAATACATCGATGAAACGTGGAAGGAGAATCCCATATTGCCTGAAGATCCTTACAAGCGAGCAATGGCTCGGTTCTGGGCCAAGTTCGTGGATGAGAAG TGTTTCTTTAGCATTCTCACTGCTTTCCTCTCGCAAGGAAAAGAGCAAGAACAAGCAATAGAATCCTCGTTAGAAGCGCTCAAGACCCTTGAAGCAGAGCTTGAAGGGAAGAAATTCTTCGGAGGAGAGACGATCGGATTGGTAGATATAGTGGCTGGTTGGATCTCGCATTGGCTCCCTGCGTATGAGGAAGTGGCGGGCATAAAGCTATTCGACGCTTATCGATTCCCATCACTAGATGCATGGGCCAAGAATTTCAGCGAAGTTCCAGTTATCAAAGAGAATCTCCCACCTCGTGAAAAGATGATTACAGTCTACCACGACAAGAGGAAGAACATGGTTTCATCAGCCACAACCAAATAA